In the genome of Brachypodium distachyon strain Bd21 chromosome 3, Brachypodium_distachyon_v3.0, whole genome shotgun sequence, the window GCATAGCTGTCTTGGAATATTGGGGTACGTAGTTCTGCAACAATTGCAATTATTTTTCTCGTTTCCTATGTTTGACTGCAATATGATTTGAAATTGAGACGTCTCAATTACGCAGAAGTTCGATCACGCTGCCAGCTAGTAGTCCTTTTACACCGTGCACCGTATCTGCGCTTTTATATGCAGGTATGCTTCATTAACAATTGATCTTCACAAAAAGAAACTCACTCTTATCCATGTTATATCAGCGAACCGGTATTATTGTTCATGATAACCCAACGGATGCTATATCCCCACACGATTATTAATAATCTACTCCCACTGTTTCTAATTAATTGGTGCCGgaaatttctaaaaaaaaactttgctATTTTTCGAAATCGACCTGCAATCCATGTTCTACCagaatttttgcaaaaaaacccTGTAGTTTTTAGAAATCAACGTGCAGTCTATGttcaattgaagatgtgtAACGTAGGTTGCTTTCGTAAATTaataggtttttttttgcaaaatggccgGTTCCAATTgggaacggatggagtatattgGACAATGATTGTTCTCTTAAataaaatttcaaaagcaaAATACGGCTGTCTTTTAAAAagctactacctccgtttcataattaccgtcgaaatatttcatgtatctagacgacgttgtttaagaatagatacatctattttgaGTATATTTGAGACGAAATTTATGAAACAGAGTAGAATCTGAAGGTACACAGAAAACCAGCTGCGAGCCTGCGATCAACTAGTGTCCACAGCACCGTACATCAGGGGATCCTTCTCCCTAAGCATGCGGCCATACACTGGTCAGCTGGACAAATTCACCCGTGGGCCATGTTGTTTGCTTAGGATCGAAGCTCATGGGCGGCTGAGAGTTCAGTGCACGTTGGCCCCTGCACGCAGAGAGTATTGCTGTGGCAGAACATGTACAAGGCCACTGAAACCATGCGGACTCCTTTTAAAGCCCTCATGCAAAATGACAGAACAATCGTGTCACATCTCAGTTAAAAGACACCATCGATTTCAACGTCACACAGGGCCAGTTATTTTCGGTTTCATGGACCGGTTTCTTCGAGAAGCTGCCCTACTGCAGTTTTCTGTAGAAACCgtcacctaaatttgattagacTAACAAACTAGTTTGGCTTAAACTATTTTAGAAATCTAACTAAATCTAAAATGCGGCTTCTTCAGGAAGCTAAGTGAGAACAGCTTTTAAGAGAAACCGGTCTTAAAAGTCGAAAAGAACGCAACCATTCTCATGCCTTAGCACATATTACTACGAAGTAGTATCACACTAAGCTAAGCTTGGAAGTCGAAGCTGTCTGCAAGCCCACCAAGGCTCCAAGGATCCAACCTGTGCCTAGGCCCAGGCCCATTCCATTGACGTTTTAATTCCTTTCAGAACTGTGCCCCCAGCCGCGGCCCAATTCAGTAAAAGAACAGATTGGCCTGCTAATCGGCAGTCTATTGCTAGCGACTTTTTAAAAAGCAAACACACTGATTACAACTAGGTGTGGCCATTTTAACCGAAAACCAAACACCCGAACCGAATAACCGTAACCGAAACCGATTAGACCGTAACCAATAATTTCTGTGTCTAATTCGGTTCCTGACTTTGAAAAACCGAATTTATTTCGGGCAATTCGGTTTTAAACCCTCGGTTATGTTCGGTTAGAAccgaaaaccgaaccgaatttTCGGTtagaaccgaaccgaaccgatcGGTGAACCGAAATTTCAGATTAACCGGAGAACCGAACAGAACGGTTCAATTTACGGTTCGGTTAAACCGAACGCCCACCCTGAATAACAACATAGACAATTAAGCAAGCGGGGCCTCCTCTCATCCTCTGTATTTCACGTCTTTTTGTTGCAGAACTCGTCTATATTTTATTAATATTTTGTACATGTCATTTTCAATTAGTAACTTATTGCGTGGCAGTCATATTTCTAGCTATTTTCACAGGTTATTAAAAAAtcttgaaaaaaaactaaaattagATTTCCCATGCATATATCCTAGGTCTCATATGAGAAGCTAAAGCTGAATATGGGACCCACATGTATGTGAAGTTGAAGCTAGGAGAAACATGTAATAGATAAATTAAGGCGGTGAAGGCGAGctcaagaagaaggaggatgCGACGGCAACAGCGAGAGAGGATCTAGGATACGACAACAACATTGGGGAAAGATGAGGTTGCAGCAATGATCGAGCTAAAGGGTTCTACCCGGGAAAGAGTGGTCGGAGAGCTCAGGGTTGCGCCCATTGTGGCCGGTGCTAGGTAGCTCCCTCAGGCTGGAATGCGGGGCACACTCACCAGTGGAATGAAAAACACAAACTCGATCATCAgagtttgtttgattgaacAAAGAAAACTTAACAAAAGGTTGGAGTGGATGAAAACTTTCTTACGAAATGCAGAGGAAATGAATATACTTTTGGAAAATTTCTCATTAAATTCAGTCCTACAACTCATATAGAAAAAATCTTAAAGATTCAATCCTCCGAGGTCCATAAAGAAATCCTTTAAATCAAAGAGGCACATAGATTTCCCGTTTCAAAACATCAGATGTCCAAACTGAGACTGAACTTATCCTAATATATGGAATGTAGGATAAGGCACAACAAACAGTTGAAATCTGGACATCACACACACTATATGTCATTAGGAAACGTGTGCGAACGGGGTACTCTCACACACGACTAGCCTGCATAAACCGTGTCCAAGACATTGAACGCGTTTCGGCGTTAGAAAACGAATATATAGTACATGGCTTCAGCATTCCTTTCAACATCGCACACAGTTTGTTTTTTCGACTGTTTACGGTTATGTACTTCATGCACAACTGCTTTATTTAGTAGGAAGTTATGAGTCTTAGAACGTTTGGTCGATCCatacactagtgtttttttttgttgaggaaAAAGATCCATACACTAGTGGATATAGCAGCACATCGACATTATGTTGAGGAAGAAATAATTCGGCTGGTTCACCGCCCTGTTCGAATCTCCCGTCAGAATAATGCATTGAGAGAGCTGGGCTTGATTTTACATCTTAGAAACAATATACTGCATCATTTCTTTATTTGAAATTACATCGAAGCGAGGCTCAGCACAAGGAATGACGCATCCGAACCAAACAAACGACAAAATTTGGTTAGAGTGGGTTTCGCAATGGACGATAATTAAGGTGGTTCTTGCAGTCGTGGTAGCCTACAACAAACTGAGGTCATAATGCACTTTATGAGCTACATTGTTCACGATCCACACCAGTGTGTCGCCAAAAAAGTGGTTTCGCCGGCGAGGTGGATGAGTTACACAATGGTGGGTCAGTGGGTGAGCATGGCTAAGAAAAATTGACATGTGTTATACACCTTCAATGTGCAAAGAAGGCTCATGACTGGACCATGTACAACCTGCGAAGCATGATCAGGGGCGATCCATATTGTGCCTGTGGTTGAGGTTGGTTTTCTCCAAAATATCACTATGTACCTAAACAAATTGAACTGGTGACTAGTATTATAAGATTGCACCAATCGTGACTATGATGTATCTTAGCAAGTATATATAGATAGAGCCAGATATATACAGAGCTAAGTGTTTACGCCCATTTCACCTCGCGCTTACTGTGTGAGTCCTCGCCTCACAAATGATATGTGAGAACCTCGCAATTAGCGTGAGCAGTACTAAAAGAAACTAATATGGTTAgcatgagtaaatttcagacaGTGTTATACgaactactctctccgtttctaaatacttgtcgctgttaccggcgacaagtatttaggaacggaaggagtatatcaTGGCGTCCCGACTCCCGACCCTATGCTGCTTGATATGCATTCCTATTCCGATCATACTGCAGGCATGCACAGTACATTTCCTTATATTGGGATTAGTTTTATCTTGGCGGCCAGATTAAAATACTCTttttgtttcataattcttgttgaaatattatatgtatctaaacgttttttggaaatagatacattcatttttaaacaaatttgagacaacaattatgaaacggaaggagtagtaccGAATATGAATCTTGTTTCTCAAATGGAGATACGCACATCAATTGATCATATCGTACAAATAAGAAATTGGTCTCATCTTTCGGATTTTGGTGAGTGATTTAGTAAATATAGAAAGTAATATCCCACAATATTGTAAGTGCCTTCTTAGCTCAGTGGTAGAGCCGTGGCTTTTAACCACGTGGCCGTGTTCGATCCCCACAGACAGCGTTTCCTAGTAGTAGCTGCTGTTTCAGTCTGATGAATGGACTTGCGCTACATTTTTTGGACAGCATTTACTTTTAATATTTTGACTTTCTATTttataaactttttttttcaacttttgaTTCACTAACTATACGCAATTGATATGAGCAGCCATCCAGGCTCTAACCGTGACTAATTTACCCTAAACCATAACTAAGCACTAGTGCTTTGAGACTCGTGCAGAAAAACAATGGGACATACTTGAGTTTGGCCCAGGGGTGTGCATAAAAACCGAGGAACGGAGAAGTGATACCGATTGAACACACACCGAGGGCGAATGAAACTTCGATAAGCATACTTGAAGAACCAAAGTTTAGTTGGTTAATTCGATTCCTGCATTTGGTTAACAAGAATAACCGAAAAACGAAGTTATGTCATATGTTGCTGGTCCTCTGCCTGTTAGATTGGATTCACATGGTTTTTATTGCTGAAAGGTATTGTTTATACTGTTGAAATTGTTGGGCCATCCCTTCACATGGAGGTGAACTTTCAGCCCAGCAAACAGCCACAAACCCAGTGCTTGTGAACCGTTGATCTCAGCCCCATCCAACGGTTGAGATTGCTCTACTTGTTGTataaggagaagaagaaaaccctATCCACCAAGATCAAGAGTGTGGCTGCTATTGTGAGAGCAAGAGTGAGCAACACAAAAAACACAATATGttaaaagagaggaagaagaagtaAGAGATGATTTCTGTCCAAATTGGTGACTATAGACCGATTGTATTCAAGCCGGTGATTTGTAGCTCAAACGTGCTTGGATTAGCTCCAAACTTGGTGAGCTCGTTCCTTACTTTGAGTACTTCGATCTGGTTGGCTAGTTTGACTGTTGGGTCCGAGAAGCATTAGTGAGAGTGGTTTCGTCAGCTTGTCGAGTGCAGTTTCagaacaaaatagttttggtaGAGGAACAATTTGGGTAGGCAAACGgtgtccgattgagctgaaaTTTAGTGGGCTTGTTGGGGACTCGTGTATCTACTTGTCTCCCAAATTTGATGCTGTTTGGATCAGCGGTTTCAGAACAGTTGATGGAATACCGAAGGGGACATAAGCTATATCAACTCTGCTTTGTCGTGGTTATACCTCTCATGGTTGTTGTTGTGATTACCGGTTGGTAATGTGCTGAGTGTGTTGGACATCTCTAAATGTTCTGGAGTGACTTTTGTACCCATTTGATCATAGTGAAAAGTTGCGTGGACCGGTCGGTCCACAGCCGTGGTTTTTTACTTCTTAAGTTGATGAGGTTTTTCCACATGAAATCCTTGTGTCATTTGTGCATGTTGATTGTGTTTACTCAGCTGCCTACTTGTTGGTTGAAGCTATTTTCAAAGTTCATTACAAGTTTACAAGTTGAGGGATTGTGGTTTGCTTTATTGCTGTTCAAATtccaataaaaatatattatctTATTATTGCTAAAATATATTGTCTTTTATTGCGGAAATATATTGTTTTTACTGCTAAAACATGATGTTTTTACTCCACAAATCTGCGTCGATGCATGCTTTAAGTCTGAAGTTCACACTCTTCGGTTAGTTCGGTCTGGAACCgagaaccgaaccgaactTTCAGTGAACCGAACATTTGGTTATCAAATTTTTTGCAGCTAGCTACGGTTTGTGAACAACCGAGGAACCGAACTTTCGGTTAAAATCAAACACCCACCCTAGCTTATAGCCCGTGAATCTGTCTACCATGAGTCTAAGATTGTTTGGTACTTGTCACCAATTTCTCACTTCTATTAGTATTGTGATGTTCTTAGAAAATTAAATGTGCAATTAAGACGttagaaaaaataattctGAAGGGTATATATGGTGTTAACTTATGAGATTGAAATGCGCAATTGAAAcatataattatttttctaaAGATTCAACTCAACTATATTATTGAGCCGTTACACCAGATTATAGACACGGCTAAGATGATTCGCTTCACACCCCAACTCAAATCCTGCAATACTGAACCCGTTACATGTCCAGATTGACCTGTCCATGTGTTTGGAAGTTGTATCGGAAACAAAAGGGACACGCATCAATCAAAGATATATACAAGTCAGGAAGGAATTGTAGTCGAATTTCAGAGTCGTAGATAAACTGTTGCTGTTGGCAAGGTCCACCGCATGGAGACGTGCAGAACGGGGGAGAGCCAATGTCTGGCCGCCAGTGGCACGTCTTGTGGAATATTCAAACAATCAAACGACTAGTAAACCACATGGGAATCGACTGGCACGTAAACCATCTTTCCTGCCTGCCTGTATAAGTATAAATACCATATAAGCGCCTCAGACATTACCCGTCGCTTCAGTCATCACCAGCCCACAGACAGAGAAATAAGGAGTAGcgggaaaaagaagaggcgTCGATCAGGGGGCGACGGCGTCAGGATGGTCGCCGACTCTTCTTGGTCGCCGTCGATGTCGGCGCCGGAGAGCGTGTCGAGAAGGCTGGTTCAACACCACAAGGCCATGATCGGGTTCCTcttcggcttcttcctcgtcgttgGGCTCTACTCCACAGTGTCTGGCCAGTTCGGATCGACAAATACCATTGGTAAGTATAGgtagtcttttttttccttggttgtgcttcgatgcagaggccggaacGATCCCTTTTCCGAAGAAAAAAGTCTTTTTTTTCCGCAGTTTTCTCGGGCGGCAGTTATTCTACGCGGTTGCGTTCGGTTTTGGCAGTTATTCTGCAGGTTCCCCGGGCCCGTCCTTAATTGCTTCGGTTGCTCGACTATATATCGTTTCTCATAAACACATATGGCATCGTATTGagcgtttttcttttccaaaaagAAGGATAACCCTGGCACATATGCATCgactgatgcacacaaccattttaGAACGTATTACTACCTACTTACTTTGTTTTATTAGGCTTGTTTTGCTCAGTTAATAGTGTGCTAATTAAACTTCATATTTATTGTAGAAAATAGCTACGAAGGCAGAAAAATTATTCGTTTCCAAGCAGTTAAATTAGGTTGGAAAAGTTGAATTACCATAATCCAGCGCAATGTGCTTTCTGTATAGGACTTCATGGCTACAGGCTACACACATTTCCAGTGTTAAATCCTTACTCCTTAGTAGTTCCTTCCTTGACCCCTGTGGTGACCTACGGCTTCTACATTCCTTTGAAACTGTTTCGTCCTGCTCTAATATATCATGAATAACAATAGCAGAATCATAAGATGCCTCCTTTATTTAATGTCAAACCATGCTTCATTTAAATAAAATCAGAAAACTATATATacgtaagcatacttttcatcCACATTATTGTGCTGCATTAATTATTCTATTGAAAACGATTGAGAATGCACCATACATTTCTTCCATAAAATAGAATGCACCATATATAGCCACGTCCTTTTTCTGGAAGCAGTTAACTCTCGGCTACCCTGCAGTCCACTCCAAATTAATTCATACTTGCGTATCCAAATTAATGTTGAGCAATATAATGCCAATTTATACATATACACCATTTGTTTACCCCTACAAGGATATCgattggtggtggtggttgtgGTAAGTTCATCTTTGCCCAAACCGCATGTTAGATCTGACACAGATGGTTGGGATGAGAATGGTTTAATTGTTCAATTTGATACGGACGGTGGAACAAGCTTCTCAACAATATACGTGTAGCTTTTATATCATAGCAGCCCATGTACATTTGTGTGCTAATCACTGGACATCCGGAGTATTTCTAGTCTAAGAAATATAAtcaagtagtagtactacttaTTTTTGTATTTACTAAGTTTCGTCCTAACAGCATGCATGTGGAACGGCACACTACTTATATAAGCTTAAGCTTAGTTTCTTGTTTCTAAAGTCAAGGAAGGCCATAAGTCTTATTACAGCTATTACTTGTTCTGTGTGCGTGCAGCAGCCGTTCTGCAGTCCGCGCCGACAGCCGAGCATTCCGATAAAAATACCACGGCTTCTTCACCTGGGGCGTCAATGTCATCACCACCAGCGTCGGCGCCGAAGAATTCTACTCAAGGTGACGTGTCTAATTCAGCGTGATTGCGATCATGTTAATTAAAGTTCGGCCAGATTGGAAATTTTTATTATCTATAAACACTGCTGGAACGGTTGACGTAACGTAAAGAATCCTGACAAATGATAGAGCCGAACTCTCATTGGCGCGACGCACATGTGGcctttaattaattagctaTGGTGCTGCGTCCTGATCAGGTTGCTCGATTAACGGCCTGACAGTAAACGATGGGGATGGGATGGGTTGATTAGGTAGCCTATTTTGTCAAATACTGTGCTCTAGAAGTGTACAGAAGAGTATTCTCTTCGTGTACGTGTcccgtgttttttttaattaatatGTAGAATGATCCAGACAACAGAATATCATGGCCTGGTAGAGGAATACTATATTTACGCTCACCTTGTAGTAATCATAGCATGTTAAAAGAAAATAGCGCTAGGAATATTGCCTATTTTTTTCAGGCAACCACCAAGCAGCTCTAGCGATTGAATAAATCAAAAAGGAGTTGACCCAGATTAGAAAGAAAATGGACCGACAAACCGAGCAAACTTTGTTTATTTTGCCAAACCATAAAAACCACACAACTAGGTTTAGAGCACCACCATATACGAATGCAAACAggatccaaattttgacataaAAATTTAAAGATTGGTCTAAAAATGGGATATGTGGGATTCCAACTGCATCCCTGACATGAGACAATACAAACACGCTGGTAAAGAGCTTTGCAACTGCCTATACCTTGTCATAAAGAGAGAGACCGGAACTGGAGAGAGGCAGGTTTAGGCTTCCCCTAGCTTAATTTGTTAAAGCATACGTACATGCCGTCATGCCATAACATCCTCGCCCATGCCAAACGCAAGCCTAGCCCGCAGCTGAAGATGCCAAGCTTCCAATGGAAACACTCCAACACACATGTAACATACATTAAACACTCCATCAATGAAACCAAAACAACACCAAAGATGCAGTTTAAAACGGCGAAGCCAGAATTGGGCTTTCACCCACACTGAGATCTCGAGTGGTCGATGTGGGTCGGGACTCCACAACGTAGCCACCTAGGAGGAAACAACGTTTGCAAGCGCCACCGCTACAACCGACACCTACCAAGGTTAGACAAGACTTTTGCCTGCAGCCCCGACCCGGGCACGTCATGCCACCACCCGCTCGGTGCCGCTAGTCGCTTTGGTTAACTTTTTTGAGccaatattcaaatttaagtCAAATTTTGAGCCAATTTTTTGAAGTAGCAAGTCCCTGCTAATGATTTAGAAGTAGGACATAAGAGAGATACCGCTTGCATTCCTATCTAGTGGCGCGGGATCAGGGACGTCAGCCGGCATGGGAGACGAGATCCACGACGTACGGCGcttcttctttattttttctaagTTTGCTTTGTTGATCTATACAAATTTCCTTGTAAGTCTGATTTGTTGATTTTTATACCTAAAATTGACAGGTGCAGTGCATGATGTGGATAATGGGCAGAATGTCGACGCAACTAAGAAAACGGGGGACCAACGTCTTCAAGACAATGTACATGGAAGCGACAGCATTAATAACAAGACGTCTGCGAACTTCAGTACGTCAATTCGACCTTTTCCTGCCCAACTCATCTTTCGTTCTGGCACGACTCTTTTTGTACTAAGAGTGACTACATTACGGTTAACTGATCGATTTTCCTGATCGAGCAGCTGTTAATTTAGACAACCTGCAAGCGAACAGAACGGACAAGTCAGGTCAGACAGTAAACACTGCAAGTGACAAGCAGGAGGAAGAAATCATTCGGCAAGAACTCGATCTCGACGGCGACACAAACGAGAGAAACACTCGACATGGTTAGTTTAATTCGCTACTACTTAGCTTCTATGTATATTCCACCAAACATTCGCATAAAGAATCAGCAGTAAAACTGGACCGGGCCGTCGCGTGTGCAGGTGCTCCCAGAAAGCCCATCTGCGACCTGTCGGACCCGAGGTACGACGTGTGCGACATGTCCGGCGACGCGCGGGCCATCGGCGGCCCGAACAGAACAGTCCTCTACATCTCCGGtgacgccgccggtgccgaggAGGGCCACGAGTGGGCCATCCGCGACCAGTCCCGCAAGCACCTGGAGTACATCAACACGGTGGCCGTCAAGTCCCTGAGcgcggcccaggcccaggcccagtcCGCGCCAGAGTGCACCTCCCGGCACGCCGTGCCAGCCGTCGTGTTCGCCATGAACGGCCTCACCTCCAACCCGTGGCACGACTTCAGCGACGTCCTGATCCCGCTCTTCATCACCGCCCGGGGCTTCGACGGCGGCGTCCAGTTCCTCGTCACCGACATCCAGCCCTGGTTCCTCGACAAGTACCGCCTCATCCTCGCAAACCTCTCCCGCCACGACATCGTCGACTTGGACAAGGAATCCGGCTCTGTCCGGTGCCACCCGCGGGTCATCGTGGGCCTCCGCAGCCACCGCGACCTCGGCATCGACCCGGCCCGCTTCCCGGCCGGTAACAAGAACTACACCATGCTGGACTTCCGCATGTACATCCGGGAGCTCTTCTCCCTCCCCCCCGCCTCCGTCGACATCCCATACAAGGAGCAAagtgcggcggcagcggcagagaAACAACGGAAGAAGCCGCGGCTGATGCTGATCAACAGGGGCAGGAACAGGAAGTTCGTGAACCTTCCCGAGatcgctgccgcggcagaagcCGCCGGGTTCGAgacggtggtggtggagcCCCGGCGGGACCtgaagctggaggagttcTCCCGGGTGGTGGACTCGTGCGACGTGCTGATGGGCGCGCACGGGGCCGGGCTGACaaacttcttcttcctccgcacGGGCGCCGTGATGCTGCAGGTGGTGCCGTGGGGGCACATGGAGCGCCCGTCCATGGAGTTCTACGGGGTGCCGGCAAAGGAGATGAGGCTGCGGGACGTCGAGTATAGTATTACGGCGGAGGAGAGCACGTTGTACGAGAAGTACGGCAAGGACCACCCGGCGGTGCGTGATCCGGAGTCGATCCACAGGCAGGGGTGGCAGCTCGGGATGAGGTACTACTGGCTGGAGCAGGACATCAGGCTCAACGTCACCAGGTTTGCTCCCACGCTGCACCAGGTGCTCCGGACGATCCGGGGATAGATCGAGCTAGGGGAGGGGATTAATTCTAGGAGACATGTATTGTAGAATAAAAACTTCATTGGGTTAATTGTTGGTAGTTATCTCTTTGTGTGATTATTAATTTCATATTCTACTTCCGAAAAGACTCGCTCCACAGAAAGAAATACAGAAAAAATTGGCGTGCCAACCAGATCGACTTACGGCGGGTTTTTCTGATCCCGTTTGGCCGTTACCTGTGTCGCTCCCGGCAGTTATTTGGTCATCCATCCCCCTAACCATCCTTTGGAGGATTTGGAAATCATGGAATGCTAAGGTCTTATCTGATGAAGACATCCCTACCCACCAGGCACTTACTCTTTTAATTGTTGATCTAATCCTTTGGACCTTCAGAATTAggaaaactgaaat includes:
- the LOC100840829 gene encoding uncharacterized protein LOC100840829 isoform X1, with the translated sequence MVADSSWSPSMSAPESVSRRLVQHHKAMIGFLFGFFLVVGLYSTVSGQFGSTNTIAAVLQSAPTAEHSDKNTTASSPGASMSSPPASAPKNSTQGAVHDVDNGQNVDATKKTGDQRLQDNVHGSDSINNKTSANFTVNLDNLQANRTDKSGQTVNTASDKQEEEIIRQELDLDGDTNERNTRHGAPRKPICDLSDPRYDVCDMSGDARAIGGPNRTVLYISGDAAGAEEGHEWAIRDQSRKHLEYINTVAVKSLSAAQAQAQSAPECTSRHAVPAVVFAMNGLTSNPWHDFSDVLIPLFITARGFDGGVQFLVTDIQPWFLDKYRLILANLSRHDIVDLDKESGSVRCHPRVIVGLRSHRDLGIDPARFPAGNKNYTMLDFRMYIRELFSLPPASVDIPYKEQSAAAAAEKQRKKPRLMLINRGRNRKFVNLPEIAAAAEAAGFETVVVEPRRDLKLEEFSRVVDSCDVLMGAHGAGLTNFFFLRTGAVMLQVVPWGHMERPSMEFYGVPAKEMRLRDVEYSITAEESTLYEKYGKDHPAVRDPESIHRQGWQLGMRYYWLEQDIRLNVTRFAPTLHQVLRTIRG
- the LOC100840829 gene encoding uncharacterized protein LOC100840829 isoform X2; protein product: MVADSSWSPSMSAPESVSRRLVQHHKAMIGFLFGFFLVVGLYSTVSGQFGSTNTIAVLQSAPTAEHSDKNTTASSPGASMSSPPASAPKNSTQGAVHDVDNGQNVDATKKTGDQRLQDNVHGSDSINNKTSANFTVNLDNLQANRTDKSGQTVNTASDKQEEEIIRQELDLDGDTNERNTRHGAPRKPICDLSDPRYDVCDMSGDARAIGGPNRTVLYISGDAAGAEEGHEWAIRDQSRKHLEYINTVAVKSLSAAQAQAQSAPECTSRHAVPAVVFAMNGLTSNPWHDFSDVLIPLFITARGFDGGVQFLVTDIQPWFLDKYRLILANLSRHDIVDLDKESGSVRCHPRVIVGLRSHRDLGIDPARFPAGNKNYTMLDFRMYIRELFSLPPASVDIPYKEQSAAAAAEKQRKKPRLMLINRGRNRKFVNLPEIAAAAEAAGFETVVVEPRRDLKLEEFSRVVDSCDVLMGAHGAGLTNFFFLRTGAVMLQVVPWGHMERPSMEFYGVPAKEMRLRDVEYSITAEESTLYEKYGKDHPAVRDPESIHRQGWQLGMRYYWLEQDIRLNVTRFAPTLHQVLRTIRG